CCCGCCTTTTCACATGACCAATGTCTGCACAGTGGTCAAAATTGACAATTTTGGCTCTGAGATGTCATTGGAAAATAGCATCGAGATAGAGATCAGTTGGGATCCACCATTGGAGCCGTTGTGTACCTCATCAGCAGACTGCAAGGATTGGCCTAATTCAAATTGCAGAACACAAAATGGAACCACCAAGTGCTTTTGCAATGAAAAATTTAAGTGGAATGGATCAAGTTTAGATTGTACACAAGGTGAGCTACAGACCTAGTATATTTCTAAATTTGCTTTCTGGGTATGTGAAGTTGAACTCAGTACTTTCTTTTTGCTTGGTTTTGGTCATTTAAACTTCTTTTCCAATGAAAGACACAGAGGTTAGTAATGACAGATGCATTGCCTTTTCCATGAATGAGAGTGGTTCTTCTTTGTTTCAGACCTTGGCAATAAGATGTCGTCATCATCATCTCCGGTAGTTGTGGTAGGCATAACAATTGTTGTTGTTCTAGTTGCGCTTTTAAGCACCATTGGTTATATTGCTTATTTGCGCAACAGAAACATCACCAAAAGGAAAGGTAATCTTTGTGCCATAAGCTCTACCATGGATCTTCcgctattttcttttcaaattgtaCCCGGCAGAATTGAGAAAATTGCAGAGGTTTTCTAtacaatattttcctttttttgaatTCAGGAAACAGGGCAAATCCTGTGCTGCACTTGTATGATAGTGAAAGCCGTGTGAAACACTTAATAGACTTGAAGCAATTCAAAGATGAGGATAAGAAAGGCATTGATGTACCATTTTTCGACTTAAAAGACATCCTGGCTGCTACGGATAACTTTTCAGATTCGCATAAGCTTGGACAAGGGGGCTTTGGGCCGGTTTACAAGGTAATATAACTTATTTCAAACAATACTCATATTTTCAACTGGTTTCTGATTATCGATGTCTAATGCATATGCATTGTGGCTTCTAGGGCAAATTTCCAGATGGGAAGGAAGTAGCTGTGAAGAGACTCTCAAGTGCTTCAAGGCAAGGCCTAGTGGAATTTAAGAATGAGGTTGTGTTGATTGCCAAACTTCAGCATCGAAATCTGGTTAGACTTCTGGGCTATTGTattgaagaagatgagaaaattttactttatGAATATATGCCCAACAAAAGCTTAGACTCCTTCATATTTGGTTTGCCTCTAAACCTAGTCAAGTCCCTACTTTTGTTGTATCATTGCATACGTGCTATGAACTGATAGACAGAATCTAACTGAATGAACCATGCCACtgaaatttttctttctaatgGCAACTTGGCAAGATCGAATGCTATGCGTGTTACTGAACTGGGAGAGTCGCTTTGACATCATTTTGGGAATTGCTCGAGGGCTAATTTATCTTCACCAAGATTCTAGGTTGAAGATCATTCACAGGGACTTGAAGACGAGCAACATTCTACTAGATGGGGATATGAATCCCAAAATTTCAGACTTCGGCTTGGCCAGGATCTTTGAGAGCAAGCAAACAGAGGCAAACACAAACAGAGTAGTGGGCACTTTGTAAGTATGGTATGCATGGGGAAAGATACTTGCCTTGGCATATACCTAATCAACTGATTACTTTTTAACATTCCATGCAATGCAGTGGCTATATGTCTCCAGAATATGCGCTAGATGGGTATTTCTCAGTAAAATCTGATGTCTTTAGCTTTGGTGTCGTTGTACTTGAGATCATCAGTGGGAAGAGGAACACAGGATTTTATCAATCTGACCAAGCTATGAGCCTTTTAGGTTATGTAAGTGGCTTGAATATCTCATGATGATTTATCTTTTAGTCATTCTTTGTTAAATTATCAATTCAACCCAAAGCTTAAACTATCATGTGATGGTGGGCCAATACCTTATCTCACAAGTAGCCTTCTTTAGATTTGCATGTAAGCttagtaaataaagaaaataaacgAACAATGAAGTTTGAATTCATGACCTCCcctagaaaaaaaatctttatattatatatcaaattgATATGATTGCCCATCCTATCATTTTTACTTCAGTAAATCTAGTTTTGATATCAAGAGAATTGTTCCAGGCATGGAGATTGTGGAAAGAAGACAAGGTGTATGATCTGATGGACCAGACACTAAGTGAAACATGCAACACTAATGAATTCTTGAGGTGTGTAAATGTTGGGTtgttgtgtgtacaagaagacCCAAGTGATCGCCCCACCATGCCCAATGCATTTCTCATGCTCAGCAGTGAGATAGCCACACTTCCAGTACCCCAGCAACCAGCCTTTGTTGTGAGAAGAGGGCCGCCCAGCTTAGCTCCTTCCTCTTCCACCAATCCGAAAACAAGCTCCAACAATGAGATAACCGACAGCTTAGAAGAAGGTAGATAGTTAGGGAGAATCAACCATAATTCCAGTCTTGTCTGTTGGTGTTATCAACTTCATATATGCTGCATCAGAATTGGATTTCTTAGGACATAATCACAGGTGTGTTTTAGTGTAAATTGATTTCCTGAATATCTATTCGATTGTTCTCTACACCAATTGTAAATCACTGACTTCCcatcttattttctatatttttgccTTAAGCCCCGCAAGGTGAAGTAGACCCAAAACTGTCTGATTCTTTGGTAATACTGCTGCTCATTTTTCTTGCGTATTTATTTATAAGCACATTGTGTGGAAGGAAAGTTCTTATTCAAGAATCATCATCCAATTGATACATGCATTGTGAAATCATTGAATCAAGagctgattttaaaaaataaaaataaaataaaaaactaatgaCTACTTGACCAATGaccaaaagaaatagaaacaaatCTTGCAAGTTTTACAATTCTTTCACCCATAATGCCTTCTCCATTGTTCTCTTCTTCAATCTTAAAAGAACCCCAATGCAATTTCAATCTTTTCATCAGTGCTCTAGTTTGGTTTTGATCTACCACTATCAGTGATGATAGAAGAAAAAGCTCACTTGGAGGATATGATTATGACTTTCAAGATACAGCCTCTCTTAATTATAGGAGGCTGGTGATGAAATTTTCCGGGGAGATACAGCATCTACAGTTCCGTAATGAGACGGCCTCTTGGTATTCGCTTTTCCAGAAACCAAAAGATAGGTGCAGTGGGAATAATCCCCGTGGGAGTTTTGCCAGCTGAAATAGTAGAAATCGGATTTTGTGCAAGTGTTTGCCAGGATTCCaaccaaattttccaagaaagtGTAATGGTGGAGATTTTTTGGGGATGTAGAAGAATTTCACCCATGAGCAGACTTCTGGGGTTCAACCAGGACTTACCATTTTTGGTGACAAGCGGCTGCATAGCAGGGAAGGGCAGAGTACTTCTAGTTTGTATCCATTTTCTGATGCCGGATGGTTGAGCGAAATGCAGATTGGATAGAGATCTCCTGCATTAACCAAACCATAcacatgaaaataaagaaaagataagaGATTTTTAACATGGCTCTGTGATCAATTATACTGCTGGAATAGTTGGAATTAACTTAGTAAGAAAGCATAATTTCAAGCCCCCAACtgtgtttcaaaaagaatttgcATACCTAATATCACTTATGGTGAAATGCAGTGGCCATATGTCTCCAGAGTATGCACTATATGGCTTCTTTTCTGTTAAATCCAATGTTTTCAGCTTTGGTGGTACTGTTGTACTTGAGAGCATGTCCGGGAAAACGAACACTGGATTTTATCAGTCTGAACAACCTTTAACCCTTCTGGGTTATGTAAGTAGTTCAAATTTCTCAAACCAATCAATACTTTTTAGTCCCTCCCTGCCTCATACTACTGATTTTCTATGGTGGGTTAGGCATGGAGATTGTGGCAAGAGAACAAATCATTGGACTTGATGGATCAGTCACTGCATGAAACATGTGATGTTGCTGAATTTTTGAAGTGTGTAAATGTTGGGCTCCTCTGTGAAACATGTGATGTTTCTTGCTTGGCAGTGAAACTGAAACTCTTCCAATTCCTAAAAAACCAGCTTTTATTGTGATCAGAAGAGCGGTTTCCAGCACAGCTTCTTCATCTAGTAAACCAGAGACATGTACCAATGAGTTAACAGTCAGCGTAGAAGGCAGATAGAAGAGGAGGTTATCTCCACAAGTAGTCTCATCCTTTTGTTTATCAATGTGGTGACTGGTGAGTATTTTCTTGTACTAAGCAGTGAACTTTACAGGAAGTTTTCACTTCTTGGCCATTAAATGTGAACTTCTACGATAATAAACCATTTGATGTGAATCTTAATTCCATGCAATCCGAGCATATCTACCATCTTTCTTGTTGTATTCTCTCTAATATTGCTCTACAGAGAAAGATACAATTAGGCCCGGCAATTTCATCAcggatgacaaaaaaaaaaaattggaacttgTTTGGCAATAATTTTTAGAagcatttctaatatttctaaaactagaaaataactcttttgaaaaaaaattttaagtgttagaaatattgAAAACGTTTCCTAAAACTAACAAATTCTTGATCTACTggttattaaatatttgaataggATTGTTTACCTTTATAGAAACTCAAACAATGTTAAGTAGGAAGGACAAAAGTCTAATGTCTCATTTCAATTTATTACTAATATTGATTGGGTCTTATATGGAACTACCTTTATCCCCATTAGCTTATGCTTTTCATGAGAGTGCATGTGGTCTTATATCATTTGATATCATGATAAGATTTGGTTTGGCCCACCCTATGCTCGATAACCTAAGTATTAACAAATGAACAGAGATGCCCATCCTATAGGTCCATTATGTAGGACGGACAAAAGTCCAATGTCCTACATCACCTGATTACCAACATTAGTTCGACCTTATATGCCTCAGTACCTCTACTTCAGTGGATTAAACTTAGAGTAtgtatcataaaaaataaaaagaaaaatattataaataaataaataaataaataaaaatattaagaaaaatgatattctcgtatttgattttatcattaaaaatatgtaagaaaattaaagataattaaaattttatatattttcaaatttttaatctttatatataagagttaaaataaaataaaataattaaagtaacataaaaaaatcttgcataaactttaaatttattagttatttttcatcatttttattcttttttttttctttttctttttttacttttcttccttattttattttctttgtagtttttctctctttttttttttatataatcaaagAAAGTCTCAAAATTCAGATGCTAAgcaccttaaaaaattttagacaaTGTCCAAATTCTTATTATCAAGCTTTGTCTCTTTACTAtaaaattcaaagaataaaTCACCTATGAtcctataaaaattataataatatagtCGGCTGTGCAGACCCCTAGGCTAGGCTGGGCCGTGCCAGAGCCAGTTGGAAACCAGCGCGGCGGGCTAGACAGGCCCAAGAACTGAGTTAAGGCCCTCTTCCATTAGGCTGGGTTTGAGCCCAAATTTAAAGGACCAATCCTGGAAGCCCAAAAGGCTGAGATAATACCGTGATTGAGTAGGCATCCGTCATGGCTAAAACTCAACTAGTTACAACAATTAAccttaggtcatgtttggttaaCCGTATgagataagattaaaaaattgatattatatCCTATTTCATGATTGGTCGGTAATGAGATAAATCCCATCACTTATCCCATGCAAATGTCAAACACATAAACATCCCTCCAAGACCATTCAAATAGTCTCCCCATCTTTAAGGATTaactttaatatcatttataattgtTTGCTTTTtcttatgtaaatattatctattttgaGCAGGATAGGTATTCACAATATTATTTACTTCGAACACAATTGatattcatgattttaaaatacatttacatAATTAAGAGAAGTTTATATACACTAACAAAGCCGATAGAGGATCGAGGACACATGTGCCTCTTAAATTTTTTCCTCCCAAAAATCTTATACATACAAttaaggtttttaaataataaaaaaataaaatagaaaccccataaatttaattttgagttttaaaaattcaatttaattttttcttgaattcaacattttatttattttttttcttgcattaaatgtaatttttaattttattataacttgtctaataatattaatttttttggtaattttgcatttgacattttattaaatatttaaaaaaaattgtaggttctctttaattttgagtttgattttttttcataatatctaatttagaaataaattaaataattatattagattGTGTGCTATTTAATTATTCACATCATGGGAATTTATATTtagctttaaaattttattttactaataatGTCATTCTAATATTATCTTatcatagaaaattttaaggaaaaaaatctcattgcttttaattgattttatactttgattttgttaataataaattttaaaaatagtttttgattcttcgaaaaaaaaatcacataaaaaaaaaaaattgtttgaagacCATTAAACATTTGTTTTAGATTTGATATCCGATTTGTAGCTTATCCATACAAAAATTATTGTCCCTATTGCAGCTCCAACAAACCCTAAAAATGTAACCAAATTATGAAGCCCCACAGATTTTCCACGTGTCAGACTTGAAAGCCCTTTTCCTCGTATGGGAAACAAAAATTGAAccgaggaaaagaaaagaaaaaaaaaaaaaaaaactcggtGGTCTCAGTTGACAAACTCAGAGATAGATAGGAGATTTAATGAGTCAACCGTGAACCCAAAAGCGGCTTTTCACCCACCAGAAAGACTCCCCAAGAATGGTAGTGGTGGTGGAACCCATTACGCGTCAAAAGCACTTTACAGTTGTGGGGTTCATCCGCAATTTCACCATTTGCTCGTGACCCATCGTCGTTTACAGCAGGGTCCGTTACCGTTCTCTTCACTTTCCTATTGGGAAAGTCCCCCTCTGTTTCTGGAAAAGGGCTTAAATTTCTTGACAATCACATTTCTacgttgaaaatgaaattcttcTTGTTTGACATGTGGGTCTTGGCCTTTGGCGCAGCTTAGTGGTGCCCAAGAGCCCAAGAGCCAATTTAGACTACAGGGCTGAGTTTTCAGTCAATTCCAAGCCGACGGGCTTCTGTGGATGGTAGAGACCGGAACAGTGGGCCATCTATTAAGAATTTATTGAAATCATAATTTAGAACAAAGGAGggtttaattcaaattattcaGTCATACTAATGACCGTGAAGGAATCTTATAGGATTGGTTTTGAATATGCCTTGGGACTAGATAGTTCCTATTAGCTAGAGCTTAGGATTAATAAGTTCTCCACTAATTCTAATACTATATTATAACGTTTAACTTTTTTGAATTGACTAATCTTATCgttctaaattaaaataatttcttctattttggtaataaaataatataattaagaaagtttcacatattatattttattttaataattattagaGTTTGGTGACCCGTTCTATTTGGTCCAACCAAAAAAGCTCGTACTACAACATTTGTGATGAAGataaatttatgagatttttttttgtgtctGTGATAATAGTGGAGGGATCAAGCCAATAGGTTTAATCCCATAGCCCATCATACACCGGGCTATAAGGCTTATGTTTTTTGTAGTATTagcatcttttctttttataccaATTTTTGATATAGTGaattttcttctcctccttcaCGATTTTTCTTGCATAAGGTTTTGAAGTgaatttgtgtttttatttttttattgcctatctattttttttgtaacaataataatatgttttttattttaataataataacttcaaaattttcaaaattaacctTAATTCTTCATCCGTGAGATAAGAATCTAGAATTTTCCAACCATGAATTGAAGACCATTCAACAAAAAATCTAAATGTCAATTCAAACCAGCCATCAATATTCAAATCATTAACCAAAActttgattaatttaaatttactttaaaaaaaaagaatattctaATTAAGGTGAATTTATGACGTCATGAAGCTGGAGTCAGAGCATAGGTCAGACTTGAGTGAAATGACGAAAATGACCCTTTGACACGGCTGTGGGAAAGAGTGAGGCAACTGCAGAGGGGAGCCGACCATCAAAAACCGTCCTGGTGTAGCTGTGCTGTCACCAATTGTGGCCCACTCTCTTTCCTGGAACCCCTTCACAATTCCTCCTTTATATCACCCTCCCCCCACTTCCTACAAACCCCACAATCCATTCCTGGGAAAATAGAAACAGCGAAATTCTCTCTTCCATATCTCTAAAAACCAGTTGGTTTCGGGTCTAGATGGCGGCACCGAAGATGGgtgattttgaagatttgtTGCCGGTGATGGCGGAGAAGCTGGGCGGAGAGGGGCTGATAAGGGAGCTGTGTAATGGGTTCAGGCTGTTGATGGACGGGGAGAAGGGGGTGATCACTTTGGAGAGTCTGAAGAGGAACGCCGCCCTGTTGGGGTTGCAGGAACTGAGGGACGATGAGCTTCAGAGTATGTTGAGGGAAGGCGATTTGGATGGCGATGGGGCTCTCAATCAGATGGAGTTTTGCGTGCTTATGTTCAGATTGAGCCCTGATTTGATGGAGGAGTCTCAGTTCTGGCTTGAACAGGCTCTGGAGGATGTGCTCAGGGACGGCTGATTGGTTTGCTTccaaacgacgccgttttgggtGGAGGTCGTCCCACATTTGTTTTAACTTTactaatttccttttttatttcttctttattttggaTGGAAgaaattatttgtaataaaagcacagagaaaagaaaaaaaatgctggGTTTCTAATTTGGCTACCATGCCCATTTGTAGATCACATGGCTCTTTGTTATTATGCACATTCTATCAtcaataaatacattttttttcttctctgttatatttttttattttgattttttgataattaaaaattacgATATATAtcattgtattttgaaaaaaaaaaaaaaaaaaagagatcagTAAAAAATTGGGTTGATGATGAAACCCTAAGAAAGGTTAGCAgcaataattagaattagaaaaaGATTGAAGCAAAGGAATGGCATTGATGAAATGGTTTTGGTTTGGGAAAGTTGGAATGGGTTGCCTCCCTGTTTGGACGCagagaaaataaagtaaatgtGAGAAACTTTAGGGAAGGGAAGAGGCAAGTCTCATGAGAAGaatcaaaactacaaaaaaaagaCTAGAGAATCCAGACAAATGGATATG
The window above is part of the Vitis riparia cultivar Riparia Gloire de Montpellier isolate 1030 chromosome 12, EGFV_Vit.rip_1.0, whole genome shotgun sequence genome. Proteins encoded here:
- the LOC117926611 gene encoding calcium-binding protein KRP1-like, giving the protein MAAPKMGDFEDLLPVMAEKLGGEGLIRELCNGFRLLMDGEKGVITLESLKRNAALLGLQELRDDELQSMLREGDLDGDGALNQMEFCVLMFRLSPDLMEESQFWLEQALEDVLRDG